The DNA window GCCTGCGCCGCGGCGAACGAGGTGACCGCCTCGGGCGGGGCGCCGTTCCAGGACGCCACGTCGGCCATCAGCTCCTCGGCCCGGGCCGGACTGTGGCCGGCGCGGATGAGCTGCGGCACCAGAAACGCGGGGTCGATCCAGGGCGCTCCCTGGTGGAGGTAGGCCCAGTCGATGGCGAGGGCGTTCCCGTCCCGCATCAGCATGTTGTCGGCGCGCAGGTCCACATGGAGCAGGCAGTCGCCGGTGGAGTCGGCGCGCCAGTCCCGCTCGATGGCGGCCAGCTTCCCCAGGTGCCGCGCGGACCACGTATCGAGGGCGGCGTGCTGGTCGGCGAGGGTGCGCCAGCCGTGGAAGCCGCCCTGGAGGACATCGGCCACGGCCGGCGCGTCGGGGATCGGGGACGGGCTGACGGTCTGCGGAAGCCGGTCGAGCAGGTGGAGCACCGCACCGAGGTCCGGCGAGCCCGGGGCGAGGTCGGGATGGCCGCCGCCGACGTCCTCGAAAGCCATCAGCAGCCATCCGCCGGCCTCCCAGGCGTCGAGCAGCCGAGGCACGGGCACCTGGGCGGGCAGTGCGCGGTTGACCGCCGCCTCGGTGGCGTACATCGAGTAGGCGGCGTGGTCGGTGGCGATGCCCTTGAGAAAGACCGGGCGGCCGTCGGCAAGGGTCGCGCGGACCGCGAGACCCGGGCTGAACCCGCCTGCCTGCGGCAGGCTCCGGGCGACGGACGAGCCGAGCACCGCAGTCACGGACTCCCGTGCCTCGGGCGCGAGTTGGGCCCAGCGCGGCCTCACGGAGGTGCGTACGGCAGGGTCGGAGGGTGGCACGGCAGCTCCTGGGGGCGGGCCCGGTACGCCGGGCCTCAGACGGTTGTCGAGCCGATTACGCCGGGTGACACCCAATGATGCGGTTGTCCAAGAGGTCCGTCAGGTACGCGATGACATCGGCACCGACGGGAAGCACGGGGATCGCCGCTCGTGCCCGCTACTTGATGGCGTCGATCGCTCCCTTGGCCAGTTCTGCGGAGATGCGCGCGCACCGGGCTGCGTACTGCTGGAGGTGTCGGGCCGCGAAGTCGTCGGCGTTCCAATCCTCGGCCCGGATGTCGCCGTCCGCCCAGATGTAAGCCCATCCGGAGTCGCCGGAGGTGAGGGGCACCTTCCGCAGGTCGTACCGGTCGTCCTCGAAGGCGTCGAGGATCGCCCACTCCTCAGTGCTGAGGTCGGTGAGCAGCAGCCCGAGCGTCGTGGCGTTGGGTGCGGCGACGAGCCCGGGGTAGACCCGTTCTTCGAGCGCTGCGGCACGCCATCCCTGCGCGGAGGCCGGCGTGCGTGGCGGTACCCGCCCCAGCAGCGCTTCGAGCACGGCATCGAACTGCAGCGTGCCGTAGACGAAGAGGGCTTCCGGGCCGTCAGCGAGTCGGTTCCGGCGAGCGGGGGTCACCGGGCCCCGGGCCTCCTGGTTGATCGGCTCAGTCATGTGCGGTCCGGTTGTCAGCGGGTCGAGGGCAGGAACATGGCGTCGTAGACGGGCGACTCGGGAGCGTGCTTGATCCGCCCCACGACCGTGTACCCCCAGCGTAGGTAGGCATCGTGGGCTGGCTGATTACCAACGATGCAGGTCAGAGCCGTGACACCCTCCGCTCGCCCGGTGATGACCGTATCGTGAATCCGACGCCCCAGCCCGTGGTTCGTGCACTCGGGCAGCACCATCAGCTCACGCAGCCAGAAGACCTGGCCGGCCTCGGCCATCTCCCGCAGCGTTTCCGGCCTCCGGTCGCCGAGGGAGATCCACCACGGTTTGTCCGCAGGCAGGGTTGCACCGTGCACATAGCCGACGATCCGGCCGTTCAGGCGAGCGGTGAGCGTCTCGAACCCCTCGGAGTCGAAGGCGGCCTCCAGGCGGTCACGGAACGCCTGGTCGGAGAAGAAGGGGTCGCCGATGTAAGGGGGCACGTCATACACCTTGGAGTACACCTCGACCAGCTCGTCCGCGATGCCCTTTGCCGATGGCCCGTCATACCGTTGGTATTCCACATCCATGGGTTGCATCTCTCCTCCGGCGGTGTTCAGGCGCCATATGCGCGTATCTGTTCGAGCAGGTCCGCCACTCCGCTGCTGCGGTGGTGGGGAGCCAGTCCATCGCGGACGATCTTCAACTGTTCGACCGCCCGGTTGGAGGACATGCCGCCCTCGATAAGGCGCAGAGCCTTGGTGGTGGCGGCGATGCTGTGGTCGATGTCTCCGTTGTGCAAGGCCGCGACGGACAGTCGGCCCAGGCACATTCCGCGATTGCGAGAGTGGGCCACATCCTGAAGGGCTTCGGACTTCGAGAGGAGCTTCTGTGCACGGGCGGTCTGCCCGAGGTCGAGCCGACACATTCCTTCGAGGCACGTCAGCTCTGCCATGTTCAAGAAGGTGGTCCAGTCCGGGTCCCTGACGTCGTCACCGCGTTCCCATTCCGCCCAGGCTTGCCGGATCGCGGCCTCGGAGCTGAAGCGGTCGCCGATCCGGGCGTACCCCTGAGCCTCACGGATTGCCAACAACGCGATGACTCGGTTCGGGGCCTGCCACTCGCCGGCGTGTGCGTGGGCCAGGCGGGCGAAGCGCACGGCCTCCCGGCCCTTGTTCAAGTCCACGGCCTGCCGTGCCAGGTTGCTCAGGGTCCGGCACGCGAGCATGTCGTCCCCGGTGAGCATGGCTGCGTTGAGCGCTTCGGAGAAGTACTGGTGGGCCTTTGCTTGCAAGCCCGCGTCGTAGCAGAACCACCCAAGCGAGGTGGTGAACTTCCCGGCCACGGCGTGGAGCTGGCGCCCCAGCGTGTCGTCGTAGATGCCCCGGTCGATCATGTGGTGCACCCAGTGCAGGTGTGCCCGAGTCGGCCTCCACAGTCGATTCCCGCCGAACTGCTGGTCGATGGCGTCCATGTCGTCCGCTGCCTCGCGCAGCAGCTCGACCTCCGACGCCCCGATGCGCCAGTCTGCGGAGCTGGTGGCCCCCGTCGTGGTCTCCGCCAGCCAAGGCGGCGGCTGATCGCTCATCGGGGCGGTGCTGCGGGCGCCGAAGAAGGGAACCACGGCGGCGGCGCTCCGGGTGATCGGGGGCATCGGCATAACGGCAGGCAGGCTCGATCCGCCGCCGCGAGGGCGAAAGCCCAGTTCCTCGATGGGCCGTTGCCAGTAGACGGAGAGCACCTGCCGGGTGTCGGGGTGCGGGGACGGGGGATTCTCCGCCTCCCACTTCGAGTACTGCCGGACACTGAAGGTCGGCGCCTTGCCGATTCGGCCTTCTGCGGAGAGGCGCGCAGCGAGCGCCGAGAGTTCCCGGACAACCTGCTCCTGCGTGCGGTTGAGGCTCTCGCGTAACCGCTTCATCTCGGACATGGGTACCCCTCGCCATCCCGTTTCGTGGCCACCGTAACGGCTCCGGACAGCGTGGTACGAGGCGTCGTCAACGCAGCGCCCAGGTGGGAGAGAAAGGGCGGGCGAAGGGCAGGTAGAGGGCTACTGGAGTACCGGTGAAAGGGCCTGGTCTTCGGCGTCCCACTTCGCTGCACTAAGTGACACGGCATGCACTGTGTGTGTTGATGGCGCCTGGAGGGCTCATGGAGACCCGCACCGAGATCGGTGTGCCGCCCACTGCGTCCGATCCGCAGGTCGCGGAGGGGCCGCGCCCGCCCCGCCACCTGGGAACCTGCATGGCTGTACCACGGTTGCTCCGGAAGACCTCGCGGCTCCGCAAGCTGCGGCTCAGACAACCGTTCCGGCGGCGTACGAATAGGCACCCAGTTCCTCGGCGCGCGGCGTCGAGAAGGAGAACTTCCGTGGACAACGGCCCCGACATGATGACTGAAGCGAACTCCTCGGCCAACGAAGACCAGTTGCGTGATCAGATGATCAGGCGGCTCATCGAGCTGGGGGCCCTCCGAAGCAGGCAGGTCGTGGCCGCGTTCCGGAAAGTCCCGCGCCACCTCGCAACCCCTGACGAGGACATGGCCACCGTCTACAGCGTGGAACGAGCTGTGATCACGAAGACGGATGCCGACGGCGTTCAGCTCAGCTCCGTGTCGGCCCCGCGCATCCAGGCCATGCAGATCGAACAGGCCGACATCCACCCGGGGATGCAGGTTCTGGAGATCGGCTCCGGGGGCGTCAACGCCGCATACCTCGCCGAGATCGTCGGCAAGGACGGCCTGGTCGTCACCGCCGACATCGATTCGGAGGTCACTGAACGCGCTTCGGTGTTCCTCTCCCAGGCTGGCTACGACCAGGTCCACATCGTCACCGTGGATGGAGAGAACGGGGTACCCGAGCACGCCCCCTACGACCGCATTCTCGTGACGGTCCAGGCCGCCGACATCCCCCCTGCCTGGCTCGACCAGCTCAAGGACGGCGGACGGCTCGTCGTGCCGCTACGGGTGCGCGGTATGACCCGGACCGTGGCGTTCGTCCGCCACGGCGACCGCCTGCTCAGCGACGGGTTCGAGCTTTGCGGCTTCGTGCCGATGCAGGGCATCGGAGAGAACCGCGTGCGCTTGGTCCTGCTGCACGAGGTGAGTGGGGAAGAGGTCGGGCTCCGGCTGGACGGCCACCCCGAACCCGATGTCGAAGCACTGAGTGCGGCCCTGCACACGCCGCCCGTCAAGTCGTGGTCCGGGGTGGCTCTGGCAGGCGACGAGTCGAACGAGCACCTTGACCTGTGGTTGACGACCGCACTGGACAACCTTCCGCTGTTGGCCGGACAACAGGCCGCCCGTGCCCGGGGCATCGTTGCCTCGATCTCCCCACACGGCATCCCGACCCTGGTCGAGGCCGACAGCTTCGCCTACCGGACGGTGCGCCCTACCGATGACCCCGACCGCTTCGAGCTGGGCGCCATCGGTCACGGTCCCCATGCCCAAGAGGTCGCCGACCGTCTGGTCGAGCAGATCCGGGTGTGGGACCGAGTGCACCGTAGCCACCGTGCACATATCGAGGTCTATCCGGCCGGCACGCCGGACGACGTCCTTCCCGCAGGCCGCGTCATCGACCGGCCGCACACGCGGATCACGATCACCTGGCCGTAGCAAGCCCGGGGCCAGGCTGTAAGGGCACGTCCAACCACTTGTTCAGGAGGAACGAGATGGCACCACAGAGCAGCACCCTGAAGGCCGCCACGGACTTCTCGGGGGAGGGCATGTCGGACTTCGACCTCAGCATCGAGACCGTTGCGTCCGCCCCGATCGTCCCCGGCCTGCTGAACGACACCGGGGACGGCTGCGGTTCCACCTGCCAGTCCGCCTGCTCGAACAGCACCTGCATCAGCGGCTGACCCGGTGGTGGGGGGCCGGGGCCGGATTCTCAGGCCCTGGCCCCGCGCCAATCCGACCAGAGAACGGGGGCACAACGATGTACCACGCCGTTGACGCGGCCTTGATCAGGGCCTCGGCGCGTCCGCTGGCGGCGGAGCTGCCTCCTTGGCCGAACCTGGACGGCAGTAGCCCTGACGATGTGGAGGGGTGGCGCGAGTGGATAGGACAGGTCTGGGCGACCGACGCCACGGCCGAGGCCATCACGTTCGCCAGCCCCGTCTTGGCCGAGGCTGTACGCGGTGTCCTCACCGGCCGTCTTCGGCAGCCCCGCGCAACGCTGCGAGCCACGCTGTCTCTGATGCGGTACCTCCTGCGGATGCAGTACCGGCCGACTCCATTCGGTCTGTTCGCCGGCACCGCCCCCGTACGTCTGGGTCGGACGGCAAAGGTCCATCGGGGCACGGACCATCGCGGATCCGCCCGACCTGATGCCGAGTGGTTGGCCGAGGTCGCCTCCGACCTGGAGACCCGCTCCGCCCTGCTCCGGCGCCTTCCGGTGATGGCGGATCCCACCCGGATCGTCCGAGGCGCCAAGGTGGTCGTCCCCCACCAGCCGGGCGCTGACGGGCCGGTGGAGATGAGCATGCGGCACACACCTGCCGTCGAGGTGGTGCTCAGCCTCGCTCATTCCCCCATCACCGCCGGGGAGATCGTGGCCGAACTCCAGGCCGACTATCCGGACATGCCCGTCGCCGCCATCGAGGACATGGTGCGCCGCTTGGTCAAGCACGGGCTGCTCCTCACCAGCCTGCGGGCCCCCATGACCACCGACGACGCCCTCGGACACCTCATATCCCAGCTCGACATCCTCGGGGCGGGCACTGTCTCCGAGACCGGCGGGATTCCCGGACAACTTCGCCGGATTCACCAGCTCCTGACCCGGCATGACGCCGCTCCCGCCGACGAGCAGCGCACCATCCGCGCCGAGGCCGCCCACCGGATGACGGCTGTGACCGAGGTGACGGAACGAACGCTCATAGTCAACCTGCGCCCGGACTGCGACACCGTCCTGCCCCTGGTGGTGGCCGAGGAAGCACAGCGCGTCTTGGCGGTCATGGCCCGCATCTCGCCGTACCCTGCCGGACCCCCGGCCTGGCAGGACTACCGCGCACGCTTCCTGGAGCGCTACAGCATGGGCGCTCTGGTGCCGGTACGTGATCTCACCGACCCGGACATCGGACTCGGCGTCCCGGCCGGCTACCGGGGTTCGGTTCTCAAGCGCCCGGTGCTCGCGACAAGTCGCCGCGATGAATACCTCCTTGCGCTCGCCCAGGACGCCGCAGCGAACCGGACCCGCGAGGTCGTCCTGGCGGAAGAGGACGTCGCATCCCTCTCCGTCGGGGACTTCGTCCAGGTGCCCGCCCACGTCGAACTGTGCTTCACCGTTCTCGCGAGGTCCCTGGGTGACCTGCGGCAGGGGCGGTTCGCATTGGACCTCGTGGGCCTGTCGTCGGCCGCTGGTACCACCACGGGCCGGTTCCTGGCCATGTTGGAGCAGCCCGACCGCGATCGGATGAGCGCTGTGTACGCCGGCCTGCCCACCTTGGAAGACGGAGCGGTCCGTGCCCAGATCTCCAGCCCACCGCTGCGCCTGCGCACTCAGAACGTCAGCCGGTCTCCTGCGGTCGTGCCGCACGTGCTCTCCCTCGGTGAGTACAACCCGACCGCCAATCTCGACCTGGATGACCTCGCCGTCGGGGCGGACGCCCGGCGCCTGTTCCTCGCCTCGCTCACCACCGGACAGCGCATCGAACCGTCGGTGATGAACGCCGTGGAACTCACCAACGCCACCCACCCACTTGTGCGCTTTCTGAGCGAAGTACACCGCTCGCACGTCGCCGTCATGGCCCCGTTCTCGTGGGGGGCTGCTGCTCGGTTGCCATTCCTGCCTCAGGTCCGCGTAGGCCGCACGATCCTGTCCCGGGCCTGCTGGCGGCTTACACGCAGGCACGTCGGCACCGCAGCCGGGGCCGACTGGATGCGGCGCTTCACCGACTGGCGCTGCCGGTACGGCGTCACCCGAACCGTGTTCGTCGGGTCCGACGACCAGCGTCTCCGCCTCGACCTCGACCATCCCGCTCATCTGCGGATTCTCCGCTCCGAGCTGGAGCACGCCAGCGTGCTCACCCTCCATGAGGCCCCTGAGGAAGACGCCTTCGGCTGGCTCGGGCACGCGCATGAGATCACCATGCCGTTTGCCTCGGACCTGCCCCCCGCCCGCCGCATCGACGCCACAGCGGTTGTCCGCCGCGAGGTCGGGAGGCTGCCCGGGACCACGCCCTGGGCCTATCTCAAGGTCTACAGTCACCCAGACCGTGCTTCAGAGATCCTGGCCACCTGTCTGCCCGCTCTTCTCGACCAGTGGGGAGACGAGACGCCTCAGTGGTGGTTCACTCGCTACGGCGACCCGGGCACTCACCTGCGCGTGCGGATCCGGCTGGCCCGACCGGATGCCTTCGGAGAGGTCGCACAACGAGTGGGCGCATGGGCGGCAGCCCTCCGGAACGACGGACTGGCCAGTCGGATCCAGTGGGACACCGATGAACCCGAGATCGGCCGCTACGGCACCGGCCATGCCTTGGACGCGGCAGAGCGCTACTTCACTGCGGACTCCGCCGCAGCCATCGCGCAGATGGCCCTCCAGATCCCCTCCGGCTTGCGCCAGGCCGTCACCGCCGCCGGCTTCGTGGACATCGCTGACGCTTTCACCGGCGGACCGGCGGCCGGACGGCGCTGGCTGGTCGAGAACCTGCTGAAGTCCCAAGGCGTCGCGCCCCCACGAGACGTTCAGGCACATGCCCTCCGCCTCGCTGCCCCCGACACAGGCTTGGCCGCTCTGCGCTCCCTTCCCGGCGGTGAGGGCGTCATCGCCGCCTGGACTCATCGGCGTCAGGCCCTTGGGCAGTACCGGGCCTCCCTCGAAGACGCCGGCGCTGCACCCGCTGCCGTCCTGCCCTCCCTGCTGCACATGCACCACAACCGGGCCGCCGGCGTCGACACCGACGACGAGGTCACCTGCTGTCGACTGGCACGTACCGCCGCGCTGTCCTGGACCGTTCGGCAGAAAGGAGCCTTGCGGTGATGACCGTCCCGTCGGCCCTCGACCCGGCCACCGCCACTCGGCAGTCCCTCGCGCACGGTCCCCTCGGGATGGCCCTGCTCCATGTCGAGCGGGCCCGCTGCGGGAATGGTCCGTGGGAGGCCGTCCACCGCCGACTCGCCGTCATCGGGCCGCTGATCGAGGGACCCGAGGCAAGTCTGTTCCTCGGTGCCCCCGCGATGGCATACGTCCTGCACCTGGCCGCCGCCGACAGCAACCGTTACGCAGGAGCCCTCCACGCCCTTGACGGCATCGTGGCCGCACACACCCGCCGCCGCCTGGATACCGCTCACGACCGGATCGACAAGAGCAGGCAGGCCGCTTTCGCCGAGTACGACCTCCTGCGTGGCCTGACCGGACTCGGCGTTCTCCTGTTGCGCCGTCAGCCGGACAGCGTCGAGACGAAGAGGGTCCTGGAGTACCTGGTGCGGCTCACGGAACCGATCAAGGGGCCGAAGGGGATCCGGATCCCGGGCTGGTGGGTGTGGCACGCTCCCACGAATCTCGGTGCCCCCACCCCAGGTGGCCACGCCAACGTCGGCCTCGCCCACGGCATCGCCGGACCGCTGGCCCTCCTCGCACTTGCCAAGCGCAAGGGGGTCGTCGTGGACGGCCAAGATGACGCCATGATGCGGATCTGCCGCTGGCTCGACCGGATACGCCAGAGCGACCACCGCGGAACCCGCTGGCCTCGATGGGTCACCGAGGCGGCCGTCGTACCCGTCCGTCCGGCCGCGCCGTCCTGGTGCTACGGCACACCCGGCTTGGCTCGCGCCCAGCAACTCGCCGGCATCGCCATGGAGGATGACCACCGCAAGAGGATGGCCGAGCGTGCACTCCTGGACTGCCTTGCCGACCCGCTCCAGCTCAACCGACTCACCGATCGTGGCCTGTGCCACGGTGTCGGCGGACTTCTGCGCACCGTCGAGCGCGTCGCGGAGGACGCGGAGACCCCGAGCGTGTTCACCGACCGGCTCCACCAGCTCAGACAGCACTCCCTCACGATGGGCCCCCCGGAGGAAACCGGCTTCCTCGAAGGCGCAGCCGGGGCGGCCCTGGCCTTCCAGTGCGCGGAACCGGACGCCGGAGGTGTCGGCGACTGGGATGCCTGCCTGCTCCTGGTCTGACCGCAGGCATGAAGAAGGAGACCCCGGGATGGACCTACACGACAGCTGCGCGGCCGAACAAGCCGTGCTCTCCGTCCTCGCCGGGACGTCGATCGAGGACACCGCCGCGCGGCTACGGACATCACCCACCCGGCTGGCCGAAGCCGTCGAACTGTACCGCGCCGCCGGCCGTGCCGCTCTCGACGCTCAGCCGCTGCCCTCCGGCTGGCATCAGACGTACATCGAGTACACCGACTACCTGGCCGCAGACCGTGCCTTCCGAGCCCACCTTCTGCCGTGCCTCCGCGACGGAGTCGGCACAGGACTCGTCGGTGGGTGGTGGTTCCTGCGCAAGCGCCCCTGTTGGCGCCTGCGGGTGCAGCCGGGCCCCGGCGTCATCGTCGAGGACGTGATCGAGCACATCACGGATGCCCTCGACAGCACGGTGTCGTCGGGCCTGGCCAAGCGCTGGTGGCCTTCCCTGTACGAGCCGGAGACCGTCGCGTTCGGCGGCCCGGATGGCATGGAGATCGGCCACACGCTGTTCCACGACGACAGTGTCGGTGTCCTCGACTACCTACAGCGTATGAACACCGACCCCGCCGGGCTGCTCGACGCCAAGGCAACCTCCTTCCTCGTCATCACCTTGTTCCTTCGCGCGGCCGGACAGGAGTGGGCCGAACAAGGCGACGTGTGGGCACGTATCGAAACCACGCGGCCCCTGCCCGCCGAGGAGGCGCCCGCCGAGAAGATCGTCGTCATGGCTGACACACTGCGGCGACTCCTGATGCTCGATGCCGGCGCTGCACTCGCGGTCGAAGGCCCTCTCGCGTCCCTCAGCGCTTGGACAGCCGGTATGGAGCGGGGCGGCCGGGCCCTCGCAGACGCAGGACGGGAAGGGCGCCTTTCGCTCGGGCTGCGCAGCATCCTGGCCCGGCACGTCCTCTTCCACTGGAACCGGATGGGCTTCACGAGCCGTCAGCAAGCCATCTGGGCCAGGGTCGCGAGGCAGGCGATCCTCGGCTGCTGACCCTGCATCCCTGCTGACCCTGCTGGCCTGGCGATATCGGCCCCGGTGCTGGTGCGCTCGCGAAATCAATACAGCTTCCCCGAGCCTGGCTTGCGGACTCGCCTACCTCGACGGGGAGTTGGTCCCAGCGCGGCCTCACGGAGGTGTGTACGGGAGGGTCGGAGGGTGGCACGGCAGCTCCTGGTTACTCGCCGATGTCCTCGGCCCAGAGATCCGGACGGGCCGCGATGAAGTCCCGCATCAGGGCGACACACTCCGGGTCGTCCAGCACGGTCACCGACACGCCGTGCTCCGCG is part of the Peterkaempfera bronchialis genome and encodes:
- a CDS encoding phosphotransferase family protein, which translates into the protein MPPSDPAVRTSVRPRWAQLAPEARESVTAVLGSSVARSLPQAGGFSPGLAVRATLADGRPVFLKGIATDHAAYSMYATEAAVNRALPAQVPVPRLLDAWEAGGWLLMAFEDVGGGHPDLAPGSPDLGAVLHLLDRLPQTVSPSPIPDAPAVADVLQGGFHGWRTLADQHAALDTWSARHLGKLAAIERDWRADSTGDCLLHVDLRADNMLMRDGNALAIDWAYLHQGAPWIDPAFLVPQLIRAGHSPARAEELMADVASWNGAPPEAVTSFAAAQAGYWERSSRLPAPPGVPHLRGYQAEMAAIGRTWIAHRTGWR
- a CDS encoding gamma-glutamylcyclotransferase family protein → MTEPINQEARGPVTPARRNRLADGPEALFVYGTLQFDAVLEALLGRVPPRTPASAQGWRAAALEERVYPGLVAAPNATTLGLLLTDLSTEEWAILDAFEDDRYDLRKVPLTSGDSGWAYIWADGDIRAEDWNADDFAARHLQQYAARCARISAELAKGAIDAIK
- a CDS encoding GNAT family N-acetyltransferase codes for the protein MDVEYQRYDGPSAKGIADELVEVYSKVYDVPPYIGDPFFSDQAFRDRLEAAFDSEGFETLTARLNGRIVGYVHGATLPADKPWWISLGDRRPETLREMAEAGQVFWLRELMVLPECTNHGLGRRIHDTVITGRAEGVTALTCIVGNQPAHDAYLRWGYTVVGRIKHAPESPVYDAMFLPSTR
- the fxlM gene encoding methyltransferase, FxLD system, whose translation is MDNGPDMMTEANSSANEDQLRDQMIRRLIELGALRSRQVVAAFRKVPRHLATPDEDMATVYSVERAVITKTDADGVQLSSVSAPRIQAMQIEQADIHPGMQVLEIGSGGVNAAYLAEIVGKDGLVVTADIDSEVTERASVFLSQAGYDQVHIVTVDGENGVPEHAPYDRILVTVQAADIPPAWLDQLKDGGRLVVPLRVRGMTRTVAFVRHGDRLLSDGFELCGFVPMQGIGENRVRLVLLHEVSGEEVGLRLDGHPEPDVEALSAALHTPPVKSWSGVALAGDESNEHLDLWLTTALDNLPLLAGQQAARARGIVASISPHGIPTLVEADSFAYRTVRPTDDPDRFELGAIGHGPHAQEVADRLVEQIRVWDRVHRSHRAHIEVYPAGTPDDVLPAGRVIDRPHTRITITWP
- a CDS encoding FxLD family lanthipeptide, which codes for MAPQSSTLKAATDFSGEGMSDFDLSIETVASAPIVPGLLNDTGDGCGSTCQSACSNSTCISG
- a CDS encoding lantibiotic dehydratase translates to MYHAVDAALIRASARPLAAELPPWPNLDGSSPDDVEGWREWIGQVWATDATAEAITFASPVLAEAVRGVLTGRLRQPRATLRATLSLMRYLLRMQYRPTPFGLFAGTAPVRLGRTAKVHRGTDHRGSARPDAEWLAEVASDLETRSALLRRLPVMADPTRIVRGAKVVVPHQPGADGPVEMSMRHTPAVEVVLSLAHSPITAGEIVAELQADYPDMPVAAIEDMVRRLVKHGLLLTSLRAPMTTDDALGHLISQLDILGAGTVSETGGIPGQLRRIHQLLTRHDAAPADEQRTIRAEAAHRMTAVTEVTERTLIVNLRPDCDTVLPLVVAEEAQRVLAVMARISPYPAGPPAWQDYRARFLERYSMGALVPVRDLTDPDIGLGVPAGYRGSVLKRPVLATSRRDEYLLALAQDAAANRTREVVLAEEDVASLSVGDFVQVPAHVELCFTVLARSLGDLRQGRFALDLVGLSSAAGTTTGRFLAMLEQPDRDRMSAVYAGLPTLEDGAVRAQISSPPLRLRTQNVSRSPAVVPHVLSLGEYNPTANLDLDDLAVGADARRLFLASLTTGQRIEPSVMNAVELTNATHPLVRFLSEVHRSHVAVMAPFSWGAAARLPFLPQVRVGRTILSRACWRLTRRHVGTAAGADWMRRFTDWRCRYGVTRTVFVGSDDQRLRLDLDHPAHLRILRSELEHASVLTLHEAPEEDAFGWLGHAHEITMPFASDLPPARRIDATAVVRREVGRLPGTTPWAYLKVYSHPDRASEILATCLPALLDQWGDETPQWWFTRYGDPGTHLRVRIRLARPDAFGEVAQRVGAWAAALRNDGLASRIQWDTDEPEIGRYGTGHALDAAERYFTADSAAAIAQMALQIPSGLRQAVTAAGFVDIADAFTGGPAAGRRWLVENLLKSQGVAPPRDVQAHALRLAAPDTGLAALRSLPGGEGVIAAWTHRRQALGQYRASLEDAGAAPAAVLPSLLHMHHNRAAGVDTDDEVTCCRLARTAALSWTVRQKGALR
- a CDS encoding lanthionine synthetase C family protein — protein: MTVPSALDPATATRQSLAHGPLGMALLHVERARCGNGPWEAVHRRLAVIGPLIEGPEASLFLGAPAMAYVLHLAAADSNRYAGALHALDGIVAAHTRRRLDTAHDRIDKSRQAAFAEYDLLRGLTGLGVLLLRRQPDSVETKRVLEYLVRLTEPIKGPKGIRIPGWWVWHAPTNLGAPTPGGHANVGLAHGIAGPLALLALAKRKGVVVDGQDDAMMRICRWLDRIRQSDHRGTRWPRWVTEAAVVPVRPAAPSWCYGTPGLARAQQLAGIAMEDDHRKRMAERALLDCLADPLQLNRLTDRGLCHGVGGLLRTVERVAEDAETPSVFTDRLHQLRQHSLTMGPPEETGFLEGAAGAALAFQCAEPDAGGVGDWDACLLLV
- a CDS encoding thiopeptide-type bacteriocin biosynthesis protein — protein: MDLHDSCAAEQAVLSVLAGTSIEDTAARLRTSPTRLAEAVELYRAAGRAALDAQPLPSGWHQTYIEYTDYLAADRAFRAHLLPCLRDGVGTGLVGGWWFLRKRPCWRLRVQPGPGVIVEDVIEHITDALDSTVSSGLAKRWWPSLYEPETVAFGGPDGMEIGHTLFHDDSVGVLDYLQRMNTDPAGLLDAKATSFLVITLFLRAAGQEWAEQGDVWARIETTRPLPAEEAPAEKIVVMADTLRRLLMLDAGAALAVEGPLASLSAWTAGMERGGRALADAGREGRLSLGLRSILARHVLFHWNRMGFTSRQQAIWARVARQAILGC